The Sphingobium aromaticiconvertens genome has a segment encoding these proteins:
- a CDS encoding conjugal transfer protein TraW has product MLIATAFPAAALANSATIGRTWPIAEPDALAEIEAQAARQPANMAASFGPRSGWSAMQSAPLATVIQDRTRYVVPFYTLDQEIRLPDGRLLYPKGFTFNPLTYVSLPQRLVIVTPRDLPWALDHAALTDFILLASGIAGDADAIALGERHGRALFILEDRVKERLGLTHAPVIVRQMGQRLELQEVRVGTRAGAKASR; this is encoded by the coding sequence ATGCTAATCGCAACGGCTTTCCCTGCCGCGGCACTGGCCAATAGCGCTACGATCGGACGGACCTGGCCGATCGCCGAGCCCGATGCGCTGGCTGAAATCGAAGCCCAGGCCGCGCGCCAGCCTGCCAATATGGCAGCCAGCTTCGGGCCGCGTTCCGGTTGGTCGGCGATGCAGTCCGCCCCTCTGGCCACGGTTATACAGGATCGCACGCGCTACGTCGTGCCCTTCTACACCCTCGATCAGGAGATCCGCCTTCCCGATGGCAGATTACTTTACCCCAAAGGGTTCACCTTCAACCCGCTGACCTATGTGTCGTTGCCCCAAAGGCTGGTGATCGTCACCCCGCGCGACCTTCCATGGGCGCTCGATCATGCCGCGCTGACCGATTTCATCCTGCTGGCGTCCGGTATTGCTGGCGACGCGGACGCGATTGCGCTGGGGGAGCGGCATGGCCGCGCGCTGTTCATCCTGGAGGATAGGGTGAAAGAGCGGCTCGGCCTGACCCACGCGCCGGTCATTGTGCGCCAGATGGGGCAGCGCCTTGAGTTGCAGGAAGTGCGGGTTGGTACTCGTGCTGGCGCAAAGGCAAGCCGATGA
- a CDS encoding type-F conjugative transfer system pilin assembly protein TrbC, translating to MRICRRSIPSCAWSATGLMLIAMPAMGQDKPFTPNGRDQAQAQGAVAMDRLKESIARRKPDTTAGPTQLPALPDDQRRRAFEGLRKHGASPVMDARARAALDKGKAGLAAEREIAAKRLAQALGLEAPDMQAVAAVIAPPVQSGRAPLLFASSSMPVAILRSYAAQLERVGGVIAFRGMPGGLSQVAPMAKLSAQILRIDPGCEGPACAMRNVQIIVDPLVFRQHGIIRVPALGLIPADPTQPYCEREENSPQSQHLIYGDAALSGLLEEYARLGGAREVADVQARLERR from the coding sequence ATGCGTATCTGCAGACGGTCAATCCCTAGCTGCGCCTGGAGCGCGACGGGACTGATGCTGATCGCTATGCCCGCGATGGGGCAGGATAAACCATTCACGCCAAACGGGCGCGACCAGGCGCAAGCGCAAGGCGCTGTTGCCATGGACCGGCTGAAGGAGAGTATCGCCAGGCGCAAGCCCGATACCACCGCCGGGCCGACGCAACTTCCCGCACTGCCCGATGATCAGCGGCGGCGGGCATTTGAAGGGTTACGAAAACATGGCGCATCGCCGGTCATGGATGCACGGGCGCGCGCGGCTCTCGACAAAGGCAAGGCAGGCTTAGCTGCCGAACGCGAAATTGCCGCAAAACGCCTGGCACAGGCATTGGGCCTCGAAGCGCCGGACATGCAGGCGGTAGCAGCTGTCATAGCGCCGCCCGTACAATCAGGCAGGGCTCCGCTGCTTTTTGCCTCATCCTCCATGCCTGTTGCGATCTTACGTTCCTATGCTGCCCAGCTTGAGCGCGTCGGCGGTGTGATCGCCTTTCGCGGCATGCCCGGCGGACTGTCGCAGGTCGCGCCGATGGCAAAGCTGAGCGCCCAAATTCTGCGGATCGACCCAGGTTGCGAAGGCCCGGCCTGCGCGATGCGCAATGTGCAGATCATCGTCGATCCGTTGGTGTTCCGCCAGCACGGGATCATACGCGTACCTGCGCTGGGTCTCATCCCTGCCGATCCGACCCAGCCCTATTGTGAACGCGAGGAGAATAGCCCGCAAAGCCAGCACCTCATCTATGGCGATGCGGCACTGTCGGGATTGTTGGAAGAATATGCCCGTCTGGGCGGAGCCAGGGAGGTCGCCGATGTTCAGGCTCGCCTGGAACGCCGCTAG
- a CDS encoding conjugal transfer protein TraH yields MRSFSQRLSLTVCALLATCGATTPAYAQGWAESWFDNVTYTAPGSFEDQTRGYVTAGGMSGRVDVHDDYLMSLTLPKVKAGCGGIDMFLGGMSFLDPDYLVQKLESILQAAPAVAFQYLLETLDEKMGNIISKMEAATNFLNSIQVNDCRLANRMVQIAKGDDNMSGIIEEMTGYKSVKQGFAKSYQQSREKIQANQNNPTEDLKDALANCPAEVTDIFRTGSLLSHAATRVGAGDWAGVMRARVGDVYMRWDATDKVPIFSAIPACPHQDSESSQDFLAGKVQSRALAIPPTATDCAADGGKGALALAQARMNSIATKIRTRAALSAEERQFVANVRTLPVYRLLEWGVRQGVSDSVIADTDELVALTLAYQMLNDLTRSIDFAVSNAERGANVAGAADGANANICQTRILTKGMEQLRDLRDEVLRQRAQMRQSYMAALAQANLSANYASLLRTRDRDAREATGTVSGTNR; encoded by the coding sequence ATGCGTTCATTTTCCCAACGCCTTTCACTGACGGTCTGCGCGCTGCTCGCCACCTGCGGTGCGACCACTCCTGCCTATGCCCAGGGCTGGGCGGAAAGCTGGTTCGACAATGTGACCTACACCGCTCCTGGTTCCTTTGAGGACCAGACGCGCGGCTATGTGACGGCTGGCGGCATGTCCGGGCGCGTCGATGTCCATGATGATTATCTTATGTCGCTGACCCTGCCCAAGGTGAAGGCAGGCTGTGGCGGCATCGACATGTTCCTGGGTGGCATGTCCTTCCTTGACCCGGACTATCTGGTGCAGAAGCTGGAGAGCATTCTCCAGGCCGCGCCCGCCGTCGCGTTTCAGTATCTGCTCGAAACGCTCGACGAAAAAATGGGAAATATCATCTCGAAAATGGAGGCTGCGACCAATTTCCTCAATTCCATCCAGGTCAATGACTGCCGCCTCGCCAATCGCATGGTCCAGATCGCCAAAGGCGATGACAATATGTCGGGCATCATCGAGGAAATGACCGGCTATAAATCGGTGAAACAGGGCTTTGCCAAAAGCTATCAGCAAAGCCGCGAGAAGATCCAGGCGAACCAGAATAATCCAACCGAGGATTTGAAGGACGCGCTGGCCAATTGTCCCGCCGAGGTGACCGACATCTTCCGTACCGGTTCGCTGCTGTCGCATGCAGCCACGCGCGTGGGTGCAGGCGACTGGGCAGGCGTCATGCGCGCGCGGGTCGGCGACGTCTATATGCGCTGGGACGCGACCGACAAGGTGCCGATCTTCTCGGCCATCCCGGCCTGCCCGCACCAGGACAGCGAGAGTTCGCAGGATTTTCTGGCCGGCAAAGTCCAGAGCCGGGCGCTCGCCATACCGCCCACCGCCACAGACTGCGCCGCAGACGGCGGCAAGGGTGCGCTCGCACTGGCGCAGGCGCGCATGAACTCAATCGCTACGAAAATCCGCACACGCGCAGCGCTGTCCGCCGAGGAACGACAATTTGTCGCCAATGTGCGCACCTTGCCCGTCTATCGCCTGCTCGAATGGGGGGTGCGCCAGGGCGTGTCCGACAGCGTTATCGCCGACACGGACGAACTTGTCGCGTTGACGCTTGCCTATCAGATGCTCAACGACCTCACCCGCTCGATCGACTTTGCAGTGTCGAATGCCGAACGGGGAGCAAACGTGGCAGGCGCAGCCGATGGCGCGAATGCCAATATCTGCCAGACGCGCATCCTTACCAAGGGCATGGAGCAACTGCGCGACCTGCGCGACGAAGTGCTGCGCCAGCGCGCGCAGATGCGGCAAAGCTATATGGCCGCGCTCGCACAGGCCAATCTCTCAGCCAATTATGCAAGCCTGCTACGCACCCGCGATCGCGACGCGCGCGAGGCGACCGGCACCGTTTCCGGCACCAATCGCTGA
- a CDS encoding conjugal transfer protein TraG N-terminal domain-containing protein, producing the protein MRRLVRALSALPILFGSTQAFALESSFHTYDGFAETVDAFRLVSMIFGDPRYETLVLICAVVGLALGVVLASIRGQGMGLVGFGFQMLMGVGLFVGLIATTGTVHVYDRVRNAYQAVGDVPNLIVLVAGVTNLMERALAETIDDNSLDPNAKLEFGAGGHSFDLFLNAVSPRGPMTDSFLDATIKDYVRQCYPVARISPAYGVDDDQLFRGTTDLPAAFAAMAGPATFSTVFTSADKAGTTMTCQGSWDHIQSRLNDSTLFEEYSRQVCQSTGYDVADASQLARCRTRLGQMGEVMMGTPLTLQAFMSDILLGNSVGEVLYEDSPATAARVMANRAVISSGLSTMSVANQWMPTIRATVFGIMLFMMPIALLFILTPINLRVASFALGLFVFVAMWGVIDAGIYQLTVGRAMGVLAEMRSNHVAVNAWMLAPSSAMKALAIFGTFRTAAAGLAGAFVFTVFRFSGNVFSSFTGGALQAQGQGSAAAAPLMTREGFASALESQASASGTMARRGAASSFGDFGERSTFGGNRAFGSAGSVIGDHGSGLAGNSAMALGGIDAARELGGLSPALVGRNLADPATAQAVRASATTGAIHDFAQKDALRALGTGYFGEGQSGERAFAAFAQNMVQWKAFGDNRAYDMMLSGTQRHFERNGYDAKDAALKASTLIGQAAADPTFAKLSANAFDQVQMLRNDLTAAQVTVGAMEGRRDYAGDHVTQVERGNVATEQGWRTGSNAGQREAASMLGLSIDETGRRVSFINALSGEARSSAITQLSRATGRNEAQVMHALESYNAAAQVGTADGATAEAAREGTSVYGRTREAAGYDFAERSGKLDAQREVGPDGTRSAARIGEQRRQSENFGFAQGAAAAGASVREAARLDSFIQALSRTAGNQVDMAEDGTAGIADRARNERLGRIVENERLTRMQGLLRDNGVNLTKRQIAMDQNGDLNLNLTPQTAAQMWQAGLINESQLGAIAKGGRARLSFAHNDLLVSSSTGFSQSARSDTSTRFEAGKQAGPDTVEHFLGGGAEGHAMMANWLRGGFEMDRKGEWRLKPQVVDTLQRDVQAIMAQTGWTRSLSRSASHQVSNRTSLGANLGGSVESQTQGKPDSRQTSGHLSGQAGLETSDAGLGSTDATAGIDIVNYDVRNAIAAAELSASRSTNPPVTFATELQRQILGHDGLRNRYLREADAGRGTWDLTAPLTSFEQSKILDSGRFSGDRNAGVGDGDPTFKDR; encoded by the coding sequence ATGCGTCGCCTTGTTCGCGCCCTATCCGCCCTTCCCATTCTATTTGGCTCCACGCAGGCCTTTGCGCTGGAATCGAGTTTCCATACCTATGATGGCTTTGCCGAAACGGTCGATGCGTTCCGCCTGGTTTCGATGATCTTTGGCGACCCACGCTATGAAACGCTGGTCCTGATCTGCGCAGTCGTAGGATTAGCGCTGGGCGTGGTGCTGGCTTCCATTCGTGGCCAGGGCATGGGCCTTGTCGGGTTCGGCTTCCAGATGCTGATGGGTGTTGGCCTCTTTGTCGGGCTGATCGCCACGACCGGTACCGTCCATGTCTATGACCGGGTACGCAATGCCTATCAGGCAGTCGGCGATGTGCCCAACCTGATCGTCCTGGTCGCAGGCGTCACCAATTTAATGGAACGGGCGCTTGCCGAAACCATCGATGACAATAGTCTTGATCCCAATGCCAAACTGGAATTTGGCGCAGGCGGTCATTCCTTCGACCTGTTCTTGAACGCAGTATCACCGCGCGGGCCGATGACCGACAGCTTTCTCGATGCCACGATCAAGGATTATGTCCGGCAATGCTATCCGGTGGCCCGCATATCGCCTGCCTATGGCGTGGATGACGACCAGCTGTTCCGCGGGACGACCGACCTTCCCGCAGCCTTCGCCGCCATGGCGGGACCAGCAACGTTCAGCACGGTGTTCACCTCGGCCGACAAGGCGGGCACGACCATGACGTGCCAGGGAAGCTGGGATCATATCCAGTCGCGTCTCAATGACTCCACCTTGTTTGAGGAATATTCCCGCCAAGTGTGCCAGAGCACAGGCTATGATGTGGCAGACGCCAGTCAGCTCGCGCGCTGTCGCACCCGGCTTGGACAAATGGGCGAGGTGATGATGGGGACGCCGCTCACGCTCCAAGCGTTCATGAGTGACATATTGCTGGGCAACAGCGTGGGGGAGGTGCTGTACGAGGATAGTCCAGCAACTGCCGCGCGGGTCATGGCGAACCGGGCAGTCATCTCAAGCGGGCTTTCGACCATGTCGGTTGCCAATCAGTGGATGCCGACCATTCGTGCTACGGTCTTTGGCATCATGCTGTTCATGATGCCGATCGCGCTGCTGTTCATCCTTACCCCCATCAACCTTCGGGTAGCCAGTTTTGCGCTCGGACTGTTCGTATTCGTCGCAATGTGGGGCGTGATCGATGCGGGCATCTATCAGCTCACCGTGGGCCGGGCGATGGGGGTGCTGGCCGAAATGCGGTCCAACCATGTAGCCGTCAATGCCTGGATGCTCGCCCCCTCTTCGGCGATGAAGGCGCTGGCGATATTCGGGACGTTTCGCACGGCTGCCGCTGGCCTTGCAGGCGCATTCGTGTTCACGGTGTTCCGCTTTTCGGGCAATGTCTTCTCTTCCTTCACCGGTGGCGCGTTGCAGGCACAGGGCCAGGGTAGCGCGGCGGCCGCACCCCTTATGACGCGGGAAGGATTTGCCTCGGCGCTGGAATCGCAGGCATCGGCTAGCGGGACGATGGCCCGGCGCGGTGCAGCATCGAGCTTCGGGGACTTTGGTGAGCGCTCAACCTTTGGCGGCAACCGCGCCTTTGGTTCAGCGGGCAGCGTGATCGGTGATCATGGCAGTGGGCTCGCTGGAAACAGCGCGATGGCGCTGGGCGGCATTGATGCGGCGCGAGAGTTGGGCGGGCTGTCGCCAGCGCTTGTCGGGCGCAACCTTGCCGATCCCGCGACGGCACAAGCGGTTCGCGCCAGCGCCACGACCGGCGCTATTCATGACTTTGCCCAGAAGGATGCGTTGCGGGCGCTTGGCACCGGCTATTTTGGCGAAGGGCAATCGGGCGAGCGGGCGTTTGCGGCGTTCGCCCAGAATATGGTGCAGTGGAAGGCGTTCGGCGACAATCGTGCCTATGACATGATGTTGTCTGGCACCCAGCGCCATTTTGAGCGCAACGGCTATGATGCGAAGGACGCAGCGCTCAAGGCTTCGACCCTGATCGGGCAGGCTGCTGCTGATCCGACTTTCGCCAAGCTCAGCGCCAATGCTTTCGATCAGGTGCAGATGTTGCGCAATGACCTGACCGCAGCGCAGGTGACAGTCGGCGCGATGGAAGGTCGCCGTGACTATGCCGGGGACCATGTCACCCAGGTGGAGCGTGGCAATGTGGCAACCGAGCAGGGCTGGCGGACGGGCAGCAATGCGGGGCAAAGAGAAGCAGCCTCTATGCTCGGCCTGTCGATCGACGAAACCGGGCGACGTGTATCCTTCATCAACGCGCTGTCTGGAGAAGCACGATCGAGTGCCATCACCCAGCTTTCGCGTGCGACCGGGCGCAATGAGGCGCAGGTCATGCATGCACTGGAAAGCTATAATGCCGCAGCCCAGGTGGGAACAGCCGATGGTGCGACTGCGGAGGCCGCGCGTGAAGGCACGAGCGTCTATGGACGGACGCGGGAAGCGGCGGGCTATGATTTTGCCGAGCGGTCGGGAAAGCTCGACGCGCAGCGCGAAGTTGGCCCGGACGGCACGCGCTCGGCCGCGCGCATTGGCGAACAGCGGCGGCAGAGCGAGAATTTTGGGTTTGCACAAGGGGCGGCTGCGGCAGGGGCTTCGGTGCGCGAGGCCGCGCGGCTCGACAGCTTCATCCAGGCGCTCAGCCGTACCGCCGGGAACCAGGTCGACATGGCCGAGGACGGCACGGCGGGCATCGCCGATCGGGCGCGCAACGAGCGGCTTGGCCGCATCGTCGAGAATGAGAGGCTGACCCGGATGCAAGGATTGCTGCGCGACAATGGTGTCAACCTTACCAAAAGGCAGATCGCGATGGACCAGAATGGCGACCTCAACCTCAATCTGACGCCGCAGACCGCAGCGCAGATGTGGCAGGCGGGCCTTATCAACGAAAGCCAATTGGGCGCAATTGCCAAGGGCGGGCGGGCGCGGCTGAGTTTTGCCCATAACGACCTGTTGGTATCGAGCAGCACCGGGTTCAGCCAGTCGGCGCGCTCGGACACCAGTACGCGGTTCGAGGCAGGCAAACAGGCTGGGCCAGATACGGTCGAGCATTTCCTGGGCGGCGGGGCGGAAGGCCATGCCATGATGGCAAACTGGCTGCGCGGCGGATTCGAGATGGATCGCAAGGGGGAGTGGCGACTGAAGCCGCAAGTTGTTGACACGCTTCAGCGTGACGTTCAGGCGATCATGGCGCAGACAGGGTGGACCCGGTCGCTGTCGCGTAGTGCGAGCCACCAAGTGTCGAATAGAACATCACTTGGCGCGAATTTGGGAGGGAGCGTCGAAAGCCAAACTCAAGGCAAACCAGATTCGCGTCAGACGAGTGGTCATTTGAGCGGTCAGGCGGGACTAGAAACGTCCGATGCAGGACTGGGTTCTACCGACGCCACAGCGGGCATCGATATCGTCAACTATGATGTCAGGAATGCTATTGCGGCAGCTGAATTGTCGGCATCCCGCTCGACAAATCCCCCAGTTACATTTGCTACCGAACTCCAACGCCAAATTCTTGGGCACGACGGTCTTCGCAATCGCTATTTGAGGGAAGCAGACGCGGGACGAGGCACATGGGATCTCACTGCGCCACTCACATCGTTCGAACAAAGCAAGATTTTGGATAGTGGTCGCTTTAGCGGCGATCGTAACGCGGGTGTTGGTGATGGCGACCCGACATTTAAGGACCGCTAA
- the traN gene encoding conjugal transfer protein TraN, which translates to MRATLPAGLAMAAWVMTASLFAAPSEATAQQICAADLNGNGDAADHGETARCDEATGSGALCPIQQASCVEDARGTYSCPLGSQYACLTPVNGGTPACSPHACTPVVGGAVVDEEPLVADPGASNDGVVDADGNCLGTIEIFSGRAVRCRPAGLNNSFSNCCKDQGKIVKDGMGSSLSSIGTKIAVAKGVWTGMKAAYTAFKAGATASQAASAGANAIIIGIDPTSIAISLAINVMMDFLLSGCDQQDMEVGMLRGSGMCHEVGTYCASSILGVCVQKAKGHCCFNSKLGRIIQEQGRPQLKSFNALGWGTAKQPYCRGFTPQEFQALDFSRMDLSDYYADIEARAQSDIQIDMEDRIDAYLQTVNP; encoded by the coding sequence ATGCGCGCCACTCTTCCTGCCGGACTCGCTATGGCCGCATGGGTGATGACCGCCAGCCTGTTTGCTGCTCCGTCTGAGGCGACTGCCCAACAGATTTGCGCGGCCGACCTCAATGGCAATGGCGATGCCGCCGATCACGGTGAAACCGCAAGATGCGACGAAGCGACGGGTAGTGGCGCGCTATGCCCAATTCAGCAGGCAAGCTGTGTCGAGGATGCTCGCGGCACCTACAGCTGTCCGCTGGGAAGCCAATATGCCTGCCTTACGCCGGTCAACGGCGGAACGCCCGCCTGTTCGCCCCATGCCTGCACGCCCGTCGTCGGCGGAGCGGTGGTGGATGAGGAGCCGCTGGTCGCTGATCCTGGCGCGTCAAATGACGGTGTTGTCGATGCCGACGGCAATTGCCTGGGCACGATCGAGATATTTTCGGGCCGTGCTGTGCGCTGCCGTCCCGCCGGCCTCAACAACAGCTTTTCCAATTGCTGCAAGGATCAGGGTAAGATCGTCAAGGACGGCATGGGGTCGTCCCTCTCTTCGATTGGCACCAAGATCGCCGTCGCCAAAGGCGTCTGGACCGGCATGAAAGCGGCCTATACCGCGTTCAAGGCAGGGGCGACAGCCAGTCAGGCAGCCAGCGCCGGGGCCAATGCAATCATCATCGGCATTGATCCCACCTCGATCGCGATCAGCCTTGCCATCAATGTCATGATGGATTTCCTGCTCTCGGGCTGTGACCAACAGGATATGGAAGTGGGCATGCTACGGGGCTCAGGCATGTGCCATGAGGTCGGCACCTATTGCGCCTCCAGCATCCTTGGCGTCTGCGTGCAGAAGGCCAAAGGGCATTGCTGTTTCAACAGCAAGCTTGGCCGGATCATTCAGGAACAGGGCCGACCTCAGCTAAAAAGCTTTAACGCGCTGGGTTGGGGAACCGCAAAACAACCCTATTGCCGGGGCTTTACCCCCCAGGAGTTTCAGGCGCTCGATTTCTCGCGGATGGATCTGTCGGATTATTATGCCGACATCGAGGCGCGCGCCCAGAGCGATATTCAGATCGATATGGAGGACAGGATCGATGCGTATCTGCAGACGGTCAATCCCTAG
- a CDS encoding conjugal transfer protein TraF, translating to MMRVLTASLWAALLLPQPAYAQHSTGTPTPATASPSVPAMKQGYWWYAPPPEKTNDTAEPDTLSKPVIPPMAELARWTPPKIRKLIEDQRDYAATVLSVDAVSDFWRLQDFARRKARAFAGVTQIAMLQHPELNAKSANPMVSDARDQMLAQKDGVRRAYLRARSQEFALVMFSRASCGYCRVQWPMVQRFQDEMGWQVTLQELDRRPEIAQRYGVEVTPTTMVIRRGSAQRMVIATGVEAYPNLIQTAYQAVRLLSGDIRPEQFLTGAGEEDGFFDALANGPVSTSSVEEQISATGGMVEP from the coding sequence ATGATGCGCGTGCTCACGGCCTCGCTGTGGGCCGCTCTTTTGCTGCCTCAGCCTGCATATGCACAGCACTCCACCGGTACGCCGACGCCTGCGACAGCATCGCCATCCGTCCCGGCCATGAAGCAGGGCTATTGGTGGTATGCCCCACCGCCAGAGAAAACCAATGACACGGCTGAACCCGACACCCTGAGCAAGCCCGTCATTCCGCCCATGGCGGAGCTGGCGCGCTGGACCCCACCCAAAATACGCAAGCTGATCGAGGACCAGCGCGACTATGCCGCAACCGTGCTGAGCGTCGACGCCGTGTCCGATTTTTGGCGCTTGCAGGATTTTGCCCGGCGCAAGGCCCGCGCCTTTGCCGGCGTCACCCAGATCGCCATGCTCCAGCATCCTGAACTCAACGCCAAATCCGCCAATCCGATGGTGAGCGATGCGCGCGACCAGATGTTGGCGCAAAAGGACGGGGTGCGCCGCGCTTATCTCCGCGCACGGTCTCAGGAGTTTGCGCTTGTCATGTTCTCGCGCGCCAGTTGTGGCTATTGCCGGGTGCAATGGCCCATGGTCCAGCGGTTCCAGGACGAGATGGGCTGGCAGGTGACGCTCCAGGAACTCGACCGGCGGCCAGAGATTGCCCAGCGCTATGGGGTCGAGGTAACGCCGACAACCATGGTCATCCGGCGCGGCAGCGCGCAGCGTATGGTGATCGCCACCGGGGTCGAAGCCTATCCCAATCTCATCCAGACCGCCTATCAGGCCGTGCGCCTGCTGTCGGGGGATATTCGGCCAGAGCAGTTTCTCACCGGAGCCGGTGAAGAGGACGGCTTTTTCGATGCGCTTGCCAATGGGCCAGTCTCTACGAGCAGCGTCGAGGAACAAATCTCGGCGACCGGTGGGATGGTTGAGCCATGA
- a CDS encoding TraU family protein, whose amino-acid sequence MIRACTLLRSAAIGMAIALLSPATPALASKCEADTIFNPVTKVRWNCIFPITIGGVRVGSFDKLDKALDAQSASKPLCACRKGASIWFGVKVSFWSPNRMVDVVTEPGCMMALGADLMPTGGKLQGSQSSIADGTNSRKMFAQMHYYIAPVWKMLDMFTDLPCIEDDGFDVAMITEVLPTWQSGTLGAIIQPEGILFGNPAAGLACMADSAAAAAGKVIDPLFWCMGSWGATYPIAGDIHFDDSVEAWAGLAARGTFMMGRLGALTISSADGCSFKPQPIWTKSRYKLQLMEPVKGGKCVNIGRPGALWSSAKHAPGKDNAQFMLFEKVICCAGISTP is encoded by the coding sequence ATGATCCGCGCCTGCACCCTTTTGCGTTCGGCCGCGATTGGCATGGCGATCGCCCTGCTTTCGCCAGCGACACCGGCTCTCGCCTCCAAATGTGAGGCAGACACGATCTTCAATCCCGTAACCAAGGTCCGCTGGAACTGCATCTTCCCGATCACCATCGGCGGCGTCCGGGTCGGCAGTTTTGACAAACTTGACAAAGCACTCGATGCCCAGTCGGCCTCCAAACCTTTATGCGCCTGCCGAAAGGGGGCCAGCATCTGGTTTGGGGTGAAGGTCAGCTTCTGGTCTCCCAATCGCATGGTCGATGTCGTGACAGAACCAGGCTGCATGATGGCCCTGGGTGCCGATCTCATGCCGACCGGCGGCAAGCTCCAGGGCAGCCAGTCCTCAATCGCCGACGGCACCAATAGTCGCAAGATGTTCGCGCAGATGCACTATTATATCGCGCCGGTCTGGAAGATGCTCGACATGTTCACCGACCTGCCCTGCATCGAGGACGACGGGTTCGATGTCGCGATGATCACAGAGGTCCTGCCAACCTGGCAGTCGGGAACGCTTGGCGCCATCATCCAGCCTGAAGGCATATTGTTCGGCAATCCTGCGGCAGGTCTGGCCTGCATGGCCGACAGCGCCGCGGCGGCAGCGGGCAAGGTCATCGATCCGCTCTTCTGGTGCATGGGCAGCTGGGGCGCGACCTATCCGATTGCTGGCGACATTCATTTCGATGACAGCGTCGAGGCCTGGGCGGGATTAGCCGCACGCGGCACTTTCATGATGGGGCGGCTTGGCGCGCTGACCATCTCGTCGGCTGATGGCTGCTCGTTCAAACCGCAGCCGATCTGGACCAAGAGCCGCTACAAGCTCCAGCTTATGGAGCCAGTCAAGGGCGGCAAATGCGTCAATATCGGGCGTCCCGGCGCGCTCTGGTCGAGCGCTAAACATGCGCCGGGTAAAGACAATGCCCAGTTCATGCTGTTTGAGAAGGTCATCTGCTGCGCCGGGATCTCGACCCCATGA
- a CDS encoding S26 family signal peptidase codes for MFRLAWNAARGIAPRLRALPKEAALALGAARSDEPGRTLQLAKACAIILPIAAVTAWGLPQLTLIMSPSIDAWLVRKAPGPIHRGDLVSFKLVHPLAGPAPVDVTKYALCFPGDRIEIVETPSMTPGAWDGRYYCNGHLLGISKAIGQDGQRLTHWKPTASRIAAGHIYVGSTHANGFDSRYYGPVAISRLIRMEKLL; via the coding sequence ATGTTCAGGCTCGCCTGGAACGCCGCTAGAGGTATCGCGCCACGGCTGCGCGCGCTGCCAAAGGAAGCCGCGCTAGCGCTTGGAGCGGCGCGATCTGATGAACCGGGCCGCACACTCCAGCTGGCCAAAGCCTGCGCGATCATTCTCCCGATTGCGGCCGTCACCGCATGGGGGCTCCCGCAACTGACGCTCATCATGTCCCCTTCGATCGACGCCTGGCTGGTGCGCAAAGCGCCGGGGCCTATCCACCGCGGCGATCTGGTCTCGTTCAAACTCGTCCATCCGCTGGCCGGACCCGCGCCGGTCGATGTCACCAAATATGCGCTCTGTTTCCCCGGTGACCGGATAGAGATCGTCGAGACGCCTTCAATGACGCCGGGCGCCTGGGATGGCCGCTACTATTGCAATGGTCATCTCCTCGGCATCAGCAAGGCGATCGGACAAGATGGCCAGCGGCTTACCCACTGGAAACCTACCGCCTCGCGCATCGCTGCGGGGCATATCTATGTCGGCTCGACCCATGCGAACGGGTTCGACAGCCGCTATTATGGTCCAGTGGCCATCTCGCGCCTTATCCGGATGGAGAAGCTGCTATGA